A single region of the Rhodococcus sp. W8901 genome encodes:
- a CDS encoding FtsW/RodA/SpoVE family cell cycle protein, producing MSGDGGRVRGHDRESDPWIVAAAVVLAVLGLLNLVSIGFTSQAIRHALFTVIGLGLMWVVSRMRVNNLARFGWVTLGVSVVMLAAVPLVGVAVKGAQRWLDFGLFTVQPSEIAKLGLVVVSATILAGGYTFGRLTAALAIAGAVVALVALQPDLSSAVVLVAIALLMLVLARVPAAPLMPLFALGIAALPIAVLFLRPYQLERIQTFISSDADPSGSGWASMQADIAIGSGGLWGLARDPIYDLRAAYLPEAEHDLAFASVVYGWGLFAGIAVIAASLVITWRAALAARRARTREAALVAAGVGGLFGIHAVLSIGASLSVLPQTGMPLPMFSYGGTVAVVGFVAIGLVLAVRRDGVGRPLWSQPSTRRRRPRGVTAGSLAVTALLVAMSVFAWQLQSDRGPELRALSDTQMTRCIRLPAERGEILDRNGVPLATNVPEYSISVVSRMFDEDDSGERSLLAGLLGEPDTELATTLADGGEGEMQAVVGQVPPDQARRIIDAKLPGVLVVPSGKRHYPYGTTLASVLGYVGVGDPQDMERWPQLALGSRVGRAGLEKQYDALLRGTDGRQCVYVDPAGNLVGPAERVDPVPGHDLRLHLDIGLQTLATDALAQAVRSSGGDLGAAVVMDARTGGVLALASVPGYDNNVYGPPVDAVALAAQTEGAGPGRMLNHAYQTAAPPGSTFKIVVASANQEDQVLDPEQVIETGAAYSYGGHTFANWQPMGPNKLLGAIQWSDNVYFYKLGELLGPERMAKTASELGVGSRSGIDLPGESAGFLGTPENVGDIGGTWYPGSTLLMGIGQGTVIATPIQVARWTSGIATGAIVTPQLAAADATGDGAPIPTGEPQRLPFADKLGPVRAGMRASASAGTAGQLATLPVTAGAKTGTAEDPSAPGGLNAWFSAVVPFESPEIVVTALVRGGGFGSATSGPVVKALLERYLAGRPAPAPGR from the coding sequence ATGAGCGGCGACGGCGGCCGGGTGCGGGGACACGATCGCGAGTCCGACCCCTGGATCGTTGCGGCGGCGGTCGTCCTCGCGGTCCTCGGCCTGCTCAACCTGGTCTCGATCGGGTTCACGTCGCAGGCGATCCGCCATGCGTTGTTCACCGTGATCGGACTCGGGTTGATGTGGGTCGTCTCGCGCATGCGGGTGAACAATCTGGCCCGGTTCGGATGGGTGACCCTCGGGGTCTCGGTCGTGATGCTGGCGGCCGTGCCGCTCGTCGGCGTCGCGGTCAAGGGCGCTCAGCGATGGCTGGACTTCGGCCTGTTCACCGTTCAGCCGTCCGAGATCGCCAAGCTCGGTCTGGTCGTGGTGTCGGCAACCATCCTGGCCGGCGGCTACACGTTCGGCCGGTTGACGGCGGCGTTGGCGATCGCGGGTGCCGTCGTGGCACTCGTCGCGTTGCAACCCGACCTGTCGAGTGCCGTGGTGCTCGTCGCGATCGCGCTGTTGATGCTGGTCCTGGCAAGGGTGCCGGCGGCGCCGCTGATGCCGTTGTTCGCGCTGGGGATCGCCGCGCTGCCCATCGCCGTGCTCTTCCTCCGCCCGTACCAGCTCGAACGGATCCAGACGTTCATCTCGAGCGATGCCGATCCGAGCGGGTCGGGTTGGGCGTCGATGCAGGCCGACATCGCGATCGGCAGCGGTGGTCTGTGGGGCCTGGCGCGCGACCCCATCTACGACCTGCGAGCGGCCTACCTTCCCGAAGCCGAGCACGACCTCGCGTTCGCGAGCGTCGTGTACGGGTGGGGGCTGTTCGCCGGTATCGCCGTCATCGCGGCCAGCCTGGTGATCACGTGGCGTGCCGCGCTCGCCGCGCGCCGCGCCCGGACCCGGGAAGCCGCACTCGTGGCGGCGGGCGTCGGCGGGCTGTTCGGGATCCACGCGGTGCTGTCCATCGGGGCGAGTCTGTCGGTGCTGCCCCAGACCGGCATGCCGCTCCCGATGTTCAGCTACGGCGGCACCGTCGCGGTCGTCGGATTCGTCGCGATCGGGCTCGTGCTCGCGGTGCGCCGCGACGGTGTCGGCCGGCCGCTGTGGTCGCAGCCGTCCACCCGTCGGCGCCGGCCGCGGGGCGTCACGGCGGGTTCCCTCGCGGTCACCGCGCTCCTCGTGGCGATGTCGGTGTTCGCCTGGCAGTTGCAGAGCGACCGCGGTCCGGAATTGCGCGCGTTGAGCGATACCCAGATGACCCGCTGCATCCGTCTGCCCGCCGAACGGGGCGAGATCCTGGACCGGAACGGTGTGCCGCTGGCGACCAACGTTCCCGAGTACTCCATCTCGGTGGTCAGTCGTATGTTCGACGAGGACGACTCCGGGGAGCGCAGCTTGCTTGCCGGGCTGCTGGGTGAGCCCGACACCGAGCTGGCGACAACCCTGGCGGACGGCGGCGAAGGGGAGATGCAGGCCGTCGTCGGCCAGGTTCCGCCCGATCAGGCGCGTCGGATCATCGATGCGAAGCTGCCCGGCGTGCTCGTCGTCCCCTCCGGGAAGCGGCACTATCCGTACGGCACCACACTCGCCTCCGTCCTCGGCTACGTCGGCGTCGGTGATCCGCAGGACATGGAACGTTGGCCGCAGCTCGCACTCGGGTCGAGGGTCGGCCGAGCGGGTCTCGAGAAGCAGTACGACGCGCTGCTCCGCGGCACCGACGGCAGGCAGTGCGTCTACGTCGATCCCGCCGGAAACCTGGTCGGACCCGCCGAGCGCGTGGATCCGGTACCGGGCCACGACCTGCGCCTCCATCTGGACATCGGGCTGCAGACCCTGGCGACGGATGCACTGGCCCAGGCGGTCCGCAGCAGCGGAGGCGACCTCGGCGCGGCGGTGGTGATGGACGCGCGCACCGGTGGGGTGCTCGCGCTCGCCAGCGTGCCCGGGTACGACAACAATGTCTACGGTCCCCCCGTCGACGCCGTCGCGCTGGCCGCCCAGACCGAGGGCGCCGGGCCCGGACGGATGCTCAACCACGCCTACCAGACCGCCGCGCCGCCCGGCTCGACCTTCAAGATCGTCGTGGCGTCGGCGAACCAGGAGGATCAGGTTCTGGACCCGGAGCAGGTGATCGAGACCGGCGCCGCCTACAGCTACGGCGGGCACACGTTCGCGAACTGGCAGCCGATGGGGCCCAACAAACTGTTGGGCGCGATCCAGTGGTCGGACAACGTGTACTTCTACAAGCTCGGCGAGCTCCTCGGTCCCGAGCGGATGGCGAAGACCGCCTCCGAACTCGGAGTGGGCAGCCGATCCGGGATCGACCTGCCCGGCGAGTCCGCGGGGTTCCTGGGCACACCGGAGAACGTCGGCGACATCGGTGGCACCTGGTATCCCGGCTCGACGCTGTTGATGGGTATCGGGCAGGGCACGGTGATCGCAACCCCGATCCAGGTGGCGCGGTGGACGTCCGGCATCGCGACCGGAGCGATCGTCACCCCGCAGCTCGCCGCCGCCGATGCGACCGGCGACGGGGCACCGATTCCGACGGGGGAGCCGCAGCGGCTTCCCTTCGCCGACAAGCTCGGTCCCGTCCGCGCGGGGATGCGGGCATCCGCCTCCGCAGGCACGGCCGGACAGCTCGCCACGCTGCCGGTGACGGCCGGCGCCAAGACCGGCACGGCGGAGGATCCGTCGGCGCCAGGCGGTCTCAACGCCTGGTTCTCCGCGGTGGTGCCCTTCGAGTCCCCCGAAATCGTTGTCACGGCGCTGGTTCGTGGCGGTGGATTCGGATCGGCGACGTCCGGTCCCGTGGTCAAGGCGCTCCTGGAGCGTTACCTCGCGGGGCGACCGGCACCGGCGCCGGGTCGGTGA
- a CDS encoding globin domain-containing protein, with the protein MLSEASKETVRATLPAVGAAIGDITTLFYRKMFDAHPELERDLFNRGNQQQGEQPKALAGAIAAFATLQLDPDPARVETILSRIAHKHASLGITADQYWIVHKHLFEAIVEVLGEAVTPDVASAWDEVYWLMANTLIAMEAGLYEKAGVEAGDVWRRVRVTGRAHQSADTVSFTLAAADGETLPSFAPGQYISVAVHLPDGARQIRQYSLACGPADDQWRITVKRISAQALPDGALSPAGEVSNFLYDNVFEGDDLTVSLPFGDLVLPEDDAPLLLVSAGIGCTPMIGMLDHLAATGDRRSISVLHADRSAAQHAHRTELTELVDRLPSGVMHRWYEDLGAREAFAGTRVGRADLSEVTLEPGTRAFLCGPLPFMLAMKESLIARDVPAENIHYEVFGPDSWAGATA; encoded by the coding sequence ATGCTCTCGGAGGCCTCGAAGGAAACCGTCCGCGCCACGCTGCCCGCGGTGGGCGCCGCGATCGGCGACATCACGACGCTGTTCTACCGCAAGATGTTCGACGCACATCCCGAGCTCGAGCGCGATCTGTTCAATCGCGGCAACCAGCAGCAGGGCGAGCAGCCGAAGGCGCTCGCCGGGGCCATCGCCGCGTTCGCGACGCTGCAGCTCGACCCCGATCCGGCGCGGGTGGAGACGATCCTGTCCCGGATCGCGCACAAGCACGCATCGCTCGGCATCACCGCGGACCAGTACTGGATCGTGCACAAGCACCTGTTCGAGGCGATCGTCGAGGTCCTCGGCGAGGCCGTCACCCCGGACGTGGCCTCGGCATGGGACGAGGTCTACTGGCTCATGGCGAACACCCTCATCGCGATGGAGGCCGGGCTGTACGAGAAGGCGGGCGTCGAGGCCGGTGACGTGTGGCGTCGGGTCCGGGTGACCGGGCGGGCACACCAGTCCGCGGACACCGTGTCGTTCACGCTCGCCGCCGCCGACGGCGAGACGCTCCCGTCATTCGCGCCGGGACAGTACATCTCGGTCGCGGTACACCTGCCCGACGGCGCCCGTCAGATCCGGCAGTACAGCCTCGCGTGCGGGCCCGCCGACGACCAGTGGCGCATCACCGTCAAGCGGATCTCGGCCCAGGCACTGCCCGACGGCGCCCTCTCCCCGGCAGGCGAGGTGTCGAACTTCCTGTACGACAACGTCTTCGAGGGTGACGACCTGACTGTATCGCTGCCGTTCGGCGATCTGGTCCTGCCCGAGGACGATGCGCCGCTGCTGCTGGTCTCGGCCGGCATCGGCTGCACGCCGATGATCGGCATGCTCGACCACCTCGCGGCCACCGGCGACCGTCGCAGCATCTCCGTGCTGCACGCCGACCGCTCGGCGGCGCAGCACGCCCACCGCACGGAGCTGACCGAACTGGTCGATCGCCTGCCGTCCGGCGTGATGCACCGCTGGTACGAGGATCTGGGTGCGCGCGAGGCGTTCGCGGGGACCCGCGTGGGGCGCGCCGATCTGTCGGAGGTGACACTCGAGCCCGGCACCCGCGCATTCCTGTGCGGCCCGTTGCCGTTCATGCTGGCCATGAAGGAGTCGCTCATCGCACGGGACGTGCCGGCGGAGAACATCCACTACGAGGTGTTCGGCCCGGACAGCTGGGCGGGCGCGACCGCGTAG
- a CDS encoding FUSC family protein — MRAAVAVALPALAGIALGHDLAAATATLGAFAVVYGEGRPYRVRWRAVSAAAGVMVVAAALGAVVGSAVHDAAASGGSALWPMALVLAMSVFVAVAAFTVDALRIGAPGAFLPLLAVEIASALPAAGVPAGHVVAWTAVGAATAVPIAMSGCLLRPRTPERAAIASAIAAVDAFDHDQGSAARRHAAVKAVHAAWQCLHDAGIAARDHPHTRDLLAAQDRCVSLLHGSAAILDADAEDLSRRVPAPRPTIRFRLGRAAHLRGRSALIVVRLLVACPAAGALAMVLGVARPDWAVITAAMILHQGPDRILGTYRAVHRFAGTVLGLVILAALTPIDPNGVTLVLVLAASMAGIQAYLVRNYGLAMVFITILALLLGGLGSPDDLTGVTRDRLLETVIGVVVAVVVLWTVLPMSYRRILDDADARVAATIEQIDAAPDPGEARQLRRGLEFDLHSATTAALVAAHNDPEWTATRWPHHHSLNESGYRMLALSGT; from the coding sequence ATGCGGGCGGCCGTGGCCGTCGCCCTGCCCGCTCTCGCCGGGATCGCGCTCGGCCACGACCTGGCGGCCGCGACGGCGACGCTCGGCGCCTTCGCGGTGGTGTACGGCGAGGGCCGGCCGTACCGGGTGCGGTGGCGGGCGGTCTCGGCGGCTGCGGGCGTGATGGTGGTCGCGGCCGCCCTCGGCGCGGTCGTCGGCAGCGCGGTCCACGATGCGGCCGCCTCGGGCGGGTCCGCACTGTGGCCGATGGCGCTGGTGCTCGCGATGTCGGTGTTCGTGGCCGTTGCCGCTTTCACGGTCGACGCGCTCCGGATCGGTGCACCGGGCGCGTTCCTCCCGCTGCTCGCCGTGGAGATCGCGTCGGCGTTGCCCGCGGCCGGTGTTCCCGCCGGCCACGTCGTCGCCTGGACCGCGGTCGGAGCGGCCACCGCGGTGCCCATCGCGATGTCGGGGTGCCTGCTGCGGCCGCGCACACCCGAACGCGCGGCGATCGCATCGGCGATCGCGGCGGTCGATGCCTTCGACCACGATCAGGGATCGGCGGCGCGGCGGCACGCAGCCGTCAAGGCCGTCCACGCGGCATGGCAGTGTCTGCACGACGCCGGCATCGCCGCCCGGGATCACCCCCACACCCGGGATCTGCTCGCAGCCCAGGACCGCTGCGTCTCGTTGTTGCACGGCAGCGCGGCGATTCTCGATGCCGACGCCGAGGATCTGTCGCGACGAGTCCCTGCCCCGCGCCCGACCATCCGATTCCGGCTCGGCCGGGCGGCACACCTGCGGGGCCGGTCGGCGCTCATCGTCGTGCGCCTGCTCGTCGCGTGTCCTGCGGCCGGGGCCCTCGCAATGGTTCTCGGTGTCGCCCGGCCGGATTGGGCGGTCATCACCGCCGCGATGATCCTGCACCAGGGCCCGGACCGAATCCTGGGTACCTATCGAGCCGTGCACCGCTTCGCGGGAACCGTGCTGGGCCTGGTGATCCTCGCCGCGCTGACCCCGATCGACCCGAACGGCGTGACGCTCGTGCTCGTGCTGGCCGCGTCGATGGCAGGAATCCAGGCGTACCTCGTCCGCAACTACGGACTGGCGATGGTGTTCATCACGATCCTCGCCCTGCTGCTCGGCGGGCTCGGGTCGCCGGACGACCTGACCGGAGTGACCCGCGACCGTCTGCTCGAGACGGTGATCGGCGTCGTCGTCGCCGTCGTCGTGCTGTGGACGGTGCTGCCGATGTCGTACCGCCGGATCCTCGACGACGCCGACGCCCGGGTCGCGGCCACGATCGAACAGATCGACGCCGCACCCGACCCCGGCGAGGCACGCCAACTACGCCGCGGACTCGAGTTCGATCTGCACTCGGCGACGACCGCCGCGCTGGTGGCCGCTCACAACGATCCGGAGTGGACCGCGACCCGCTGGCCGCACCACCACTCGCTCAACGAGTCGGGCTATCGGATGCTCGCGCTGTCCGGGACCTGA
- a CDS encoding universal stress protein produces the protein MTAQGTEKGTKEPSIARDANSVVVGVDGSPAAEAAVVWAARTCAARDLSLRIIHALNFSPYTYGAPYLDVAGIYDWMEDEGKEILGRAAAVAREVSGDLDISTEISTMGGARWLVSLSEDSRALVLGASGSGAAGGIGSTAVNAASHGVCPVVVVHERDGKVPDEGPVVVGIDGSPTSERATGVAFEEAAQRGVPLVAIHAWSDTPHGTLAGGRSAIRDPRAFEDAEREVLSERLAGWSDRYPDVDVQRELYIDGPRTHLLAWSQKAQLVVVGSRGRGGFRGLLLGSTSNELVQKAQCPVMVVRPERS, from the coding sequence ATGACCGCACAGGGCACGGAGAAGGGCACCAAGGAGCCGTCGATCGCACGGGACGCGAACTCGGTGGTGGTCGGCGTGGACGGGTCGCCGGCCGCGGAGGCGGCAGTGGTGTGGGCCGCGCGGACGTGCGCGGCACGGGATCTGTCGCTGCGGATCATCCATGCCCTCAACTTCTCGCCCTACACCTACGGGGCGCCGTACCTCGACGTCGCGGGCATCTACGACTGGATGGAGGACGAGGGCAAGGAGATCCTCGGCCGTGCCGCCGCGGTGGCCCGGGAGGTGTCCGGTGATCTCGACATCTCCACCGAGATCTCCACGATGGGCGGCGCCCGTTGGCTGGTGTCGCTGTCCGAGGACTCGCGCGCGCTGGTCCTCGGTGCGTCCGGCAGTGGCGCGGCCGGCGGCATCGGATCGACCGCCGTCAACGCCGCGAGCCACGGTGTGTGTCCGGTGGTCGTCGTCCACGAGCGTGACGGCAAGGTTCCCGACGAGGGTCCGGTCGTCGTGGGCATCGACGGCAGTCCCACCAGCGAGCGTGCCACCGGGGTCGCGTTCGAGGAGGCCGCGCAGCGTGGGGTTCCGCTCGTTGCCATCCACGCCTGGAGCGACACCCCACACGGGACGCTCGCCGGCGGGCGCAGTGCCATCCGCGATCCACGCGCGTTCGAGGACGCCGAACGGGAGGTGCTCTCCGAGCGGCTCGCCGGATGGTCCGACCGGTACCCGGACGTGGACGTCCAGCGCGAGCTCTACATCGACGGCCCCCGCACCCATCTGCTCGCGTGGTCGCAGAAGGCGCAGCTGGTGGTGGTCGGCAGCCGCGGTCGCGGTGGTTTCCGCGGCCTCCTGCTGGGGTCGACCAGCAACGAGCTCGTGCAGAAGGCGCAGTGCCCGGTGATGGTGGTTCGGCCCGAGCGGTCGTAG
- a CDS encoding rod shape-determining protein produces MRGLGIDLGTTNTVVGTLDGGIVLNEPSFMLVRNKDPHRALAIGQDARNLVGRTPAGITQVRPMRDGVIVDLESARAFVTAVIEQVAPHRRYGRRPTAVFSAPAGATPLERRALLEVGHEVGLRKVGLIPEPVAGALGCGVNPLEARAHLVVSVGGGVSEVTAICFGGVISHRSCQLAGEELTEALHHYLREEHQIMVGELTAERAKMGAPDTADEQSLVVEGLDAVTGRARLISLDVEEIVEALRPTTTGIVQTLTACLEDLPPQAISDVMSEGVLMIGGGAMLRGLSQLFEESFGLPVKTAERPLTCVAEGATACLDHPEVVAAYSG; encoded by the coding sequence GTGCGTGGACTTGGCATCGATCTCGGAACTACGAACACTGTCGTCGGAACCCTGGACGGCGGAATCGTCCTGAACGAACCGTCTTTCATGCTGGTTCGGAACAAAGATCCGCACCGGGCCCTCGCGATCGGCCAGGATGCGCGCAACCTCGTCGGCCGCACACCTGCGGGCATCACACAGGTTCGCCCCATGCGTGACGGGGTGATCGTGGATCTGGAGTCGGCCCGGGCATTCGTCACGGCCGTCATCGAGCAGGTCGCCCCACACCGACGGTACGGTCGACGGCCGACGGCCGTCTTCTCGGCGCCCGCCGGGGCCACCCCACTCGAGCGCCGCGCACTGCTCGAGGTCGGGCACGAGGTCGGCCTGCGCAAGGTCGGGCTGATCCCGGAACCGGTGGCGGGTGCACTCGGGTGCGGGGTCAATCCACTCGAGGCTCGCGCCCATCTCGTCGTGAGCGTCGGAGGCGGTGTCTCGGAGGTCACCGCCATCTGTTTCGGCGGCGTGATCTCGCACCGCAGTTGCCAACTGGCCGGGGAGGAACTGACCGAGGCGCTGCACCACTACCTGCGCGAGGAGCACCAGATCATGGTCGGCGAGCTGACCGCGGAGCGCGCCAAGATGGGCGCACCCGACACAGCCGACGAACAGTCGCTCGTGGTGGAGGGACTCGACGCCGTCACAGGCCGCGCACGACTGATCTCACTCGACGTCGAGGAGATCGTGGAAGCGCTACGACCGACCACGACCGGAATCGTGCAGACGCTGACCGCCTGCCTGGAAGACCTTCCCCCGCAAGCGATCAGCGACGTCATGTCCGAAGGCGTCCTGATGATCGGAGGCGGAGCGATGCTCCGCGGGCTGTCCCAACTGTTCGAAGAATCGTTCGGTCTCCCGGTGAAGACCGCCGAGCGACCGCTCACATGCGTCGCCGAAGGCGCCACGGCCTGCCTGGATCACCCCGAGGTCGTCGCCGCCTACAGCGGCTGA
- a CDS encoding universal stress protein: MSATEAIVVAVDGSEAASNAVVWAARAASVHQRRLHIVTAVHIPAFYYSEPYLARSFQDELRDTARSRLDSAQVLAKQSVEDLPSIEVTTEQLEGRPAPMLIDLSEQAWMVVLGSHGHGEITGLVVGSVTAAVAAHTACPIVVVRGRTLDGRPPTEGPIVVGVDGSESCKPAVAAAFEEAAMRDAALIAVNVWSDVSVQPSLGATPDDPHWSSIQTGEEVVLSERLAGWQERYPDVDVERVVARDRPVRVLSEYAEQAQLIVVGTRGRGGFKGMLLGSTSRAMLHTADCPVLIVPSGNVD; this comes from the coding sequence ATGAGCGCAACCGAAGCGATCGTCGTCGCCGTCGACGGATCCGAGGCGGCATCGAACGCGGTGGTGTGGGCGGCTCGTGCCGCCTCGGTGCACCAGCGGCGCCTGCACATCGTGACCGCCGTGCACATCCCCGCGTTCTACTACTCCGAGCCGTACCTGGCCCGCAGCTTCCAGGACGAGCTGCGCGACACCGCGCGCTCCCGCCTCGACAGCGCACAGGTCCTCGCCAAGCAATCCGTCGAGGACCTGCCGTCGATCGAGGTCACCACCGAGCAGCTCGAGGGCCGGCCCGCGCCCATGCTGATCGACCTGTCGGAGCAGGCGTGGATGGTGGTCCTCGGCTCGCACGGGCACGGCGAGATCACCGGCCTGGTCGTCGGCTCCGTGACCGCCGCGGTGGCCGCGCACACCGCCTGCCCCATCGTGGTCGTCCGCGGCCGCACCCTCGACGGGCGCCCGCCCACCGAGGGGCCGATCGTCGTCGGCGTCGACGGCTCGGAGTCGTGCAAGCCGGCCGTCGCGGCTGCGTTCGAGGAGGCCGCGATGCGCGATGCCGCGTTGATCGCGGTCAACGTGTGGAGCGATGTGAGTGTGCAGCCGTCGCTCGGCGCCACCCCCGACGATCCGCACTGGAGCAGCATCCAGACCGGGGAGGAAGTGGTGCTCTCCGAGCGGCTCGCGGGCTGGCAGGAACGCTACCCGGACGTCGACGTCGAGCGCGTCGTCGCGCGTGACCGTCCGGTGCGCGTGCTCAGCGAGTACGCCGAGCAGGCGCAGCTGATCGTGGTCGGTACCCGTGGTCGCGGTGGTTTCAAGGGCATGCTGCTCGGCTCCACCAGCCGCGCGATGCTGCACACCGCCGACTGCCCGGTGCTGATCGTGCCGTCCGGAAACGTCGACTAG
- a CDS encoding RrF2 family transcriptional regulator — MQLTQFTDLGLRIVMRLAAEQPASDAPSTRAVAEQLAVSYTHATKVVARLSELGVVTTRRGRGGGLAITELGRTASVGWLTRQLEGDGEVVTCEGDKPCPLRRGCRLRSALRDAQEAFYTALDAMTVRDLTPSVPATVLPTPAVPAVVEP; from the coding sequence ATGCAACTGACGCAGTTCACCGACCTGGGCCTGCGGATCGTCATGCGACTGGCGGCCGAACAGCCCGCGTCCGACGCTCCCAGCACCCGCGCGGTGGCCGAGCAGCTCGCGGTGTCGTACACGCACGCGACGAAAGTGGTTGCACGGCTGAGCGAACTCGGCGTCGTCACCACCAGACGCGGACGCGGCGGCGGCCTGGCCATCACCGAACTCGGCCGGACCGCGTCGGTGGGCTGGCTGACGCGGCAACTCGAGGGCGACGGCGAGGTGGTCACGTGCGAGGGCGACAAGCCGTGCCCGCTGCGTCGCGGCTGCCGCCTGCGCTCGGCACTGCGCGATGCACAGGAAGCCTTCTACACCGCACTGGACGCCATGACGGTCCGCGACCTCACGCCGTCCGTCCCCGCAACCGTGCTGCCGACACCCGCCGTGCCGGCAGTGGTCGAACCGTAA
- a CDS encoding Dyp-type peroxidase, translating to MARPQLILTPLTPAAIFLVLTIDEGGESVTRDLLSDLDGLRKAVGFRVPDSGLVCVASIGSSAWDRLFDGPRPAELHEFVELDGARHRAPATPGDLLFHIRAVSMDLCFELASKIVGRLRGGATVVDETHGFRYFEQRDLLGFVDGTENPEDIEAAQAALVGDADPDFVGGSYVIVQKYLHDMDSWNAISTEEQERVIGRTKLDDIEFDDDVKPSNSHVALNTITDENGDERQILRVNMPFGSLGDAEFGTYFIGYAATPSVTEEMLRNMFIGKPEGNTDRILDFSTAVTGGLFFSPTVEFLGDLPPAPGIRQADDDTSPSPAADGSLGIGSLRRSSTR from the coding sequence GTGGCCCGACCCCAGTTGATCCTGACGCCATTGACACCCGCGGCAATCTTTCTCGTGCTCACGATCGACGAGGGTGGCGAGTCCGTGACACGCGATCTACTCTCCGATCTCGACGGCCTGCGCAAGGCGGTCGGATTCCGGGTCCCAGACTCGGGGCTCGTGTGCGTCGCCTCGATCGGCTCGTCCGCATGGGACCGACTCTTCGACGGCCCTCGCCCCGCCGAACTGCACGAGTTCGTCGAACTCGACGGCGCCCGGCACCGCGCCCCCGCAACGCCGGGCGATCTGCTGTTCCACATCCGCGCGGTGTCGATGGACCTGTGCTTCGAACTGGCGTCGAAGATCGTCGGACGCCTGCGCGGCGGCGCGACCGTCGTGGACGAGACGCACGGCTTCCGCTACTTCGAGCAACGCGACCTGCTCGGCTTCGTCGACGGCACCGAGAACCCCGAGGACATCGAGGCGGCACAGGCGGCTCTCGTCGGCGACGCGGACCCCGACTTCGTCGGCGGGAGTTACGTGATCGTGCAGAAGTACCTGCACGACATGGATTCCTGGAACGCGATCTCCACCGAGGAGCAGGAGCGGGTCATCGGCCGCACCAAGCTCGACGACATCGAATTCGACGACGACGTGAAGCCGTCCAATTCCCATGTCGCACTGAACACGATCACCGACGAGAACGGCGACGAACGGCAGATCCTGCGGGTCAACATGCCGTTCGGCAGCCTCGGCGACGCCGAGTTCGGCACCTATTTCATCGGCTACGCCGCCACCCCGTCGGTGACCGAGGAGATGCTCCGGAACATGTTCATCGGCAAGCCCGAGGGCAACACCGACCGCATCCTCGACTTCTCCACCGCCGTCACCGGCGGCCTGTTCTTCTCCCCCACCGTCGAGTTCCTCGGCGACCTCCCGCCGGCGCCGGGCATCCGGCAGGCCGACGACGACACGAGCCCGTCCCCCGCCGCTGACGGATCACTCGGAATTGGCAGTCTGAGAAGGAGTTCCACAAGATGA
- a CDS encoding LLM class F420-dependent oxidoreductase, producing the protein MRIGMGLNYSGGFAETVDEVADLERAGLDIVFVPEAYSFDAVSQLGFLAAKTSTIELASGIFQIYTRTPSLTAMTAAGLDYVSNGRFVMGIGASGPQVIEGFHGVKYDAPLGRTRELIDICRQVWRREKVQYQGKYYQVPLPADQGTGLGKPLKLINHPVRERIPIVIASLGPKNVAMTAEIAEGWEPIFFHPEKAESVWGEALAAGKAKRDPSLGDLQIYAGPALAIGDDVEPMLQWIKPHLALYIGGMGAKGKNFYNDLACRYGYEEEAEKIQDLYLAGKKEEAAAAVPDELVRAVSLIGTESFVKERVAAFAAAGVTTLNVTPMAADRAGRVKLIEQLRAIVD; encoded by the coding sequence GTGCGCATCGGTATGGGCTTGAACTACAGCGGAGGTTTCGCGGAGACCGTCGACGAGGTCGCCGACCTGGAACGGGCCGGGCTGGACATCGTCTTCGTCCCCGAGGCCTACTCGTTCGACGCCGTCAGTCAGCTCGGCTTCCTCGCCGCGAAGACGTCGACGATCGAACTGGCGTCGGGCATCTTCCAGATCTACACCCGCACCCCGAGCCTGACGGCGATGACGGCGGCCGGTCTGGACTACGTCTCGAACGGCCGGTTCGTGATGGGCATCGGGGCGTCGGGCCCGCAGGTGATCGAGGGCTTCCACGGTGTCAAGTACGACGCCCCGCTCGGCCGCACCCGCGAGCTGATCGACATCTGCCGCCAGGTGTGGCGCCGCGAGAAGGTCCAGTACCAGGGCAAGTACTACCAGGTCCCGCTCCCCGCCGATCAGGGCACGGGTCTCGGCAAGCCGCTCAAGCTGATCAATCATCCTGTGCGTGAGCGGATTCCGATCGTCATCGCCTCCCTCGGTCCGAAGAACGTCGCGATGACGGCGGAGATCGCCGAGGGCTGGGAGCCGATCTTCTTCCACCCGGAGAAGGCGGAGTCGGTGTGGGGCGAGGCGCTCGCCGCGGGCAAGGCCAAGCGTGACCCGAGCCTGGGCGACCTGCAGATCTACGCGGGCCCCGCGCTGGCGATCGGCGACGACGTCGAGCCGATGCTGCAGTGGATCAAGCCTCATCTCGCGCTGTACATCGGCGGCATGGGCGCCAAGGGAAAGAACTTCTACAACGACCTCGCGTGCCGCTATGGCTACGAGGAAGAGGCCGAGAAGATCCAGGACCTGTATCTGGCCGGCAAGAAGGAAGAGGCCGCCGCGGCCGTGCCCGACGAGCTGGTGCGGGCGGTCTCCCTGATCGGGACCGAGAGCTTCGTCAAGGAGCGCGTCGCCGCCTTCGCCGCGGCCGGCGTGACGACCCTCAACGTGACGCCGATGGCGGCGGACCGCGCCGGGCGAGTGAAGCTGATCGAGCAGTTGCGCGCCATCGTCGACTGA